DNA sequence from the Hippopotamus amphibius kiboko isolate mHipAmp2 chromosome 1, mHipAmp2.hap2, whole genome shotgun sequence genome:
TGGAGGAGTTCCGGAAAGCCAAGGCTGGTCCCACGGGTATCCCCATGGCACCTGACTTCGGACTGAAGCGCAGATCTCCTCCTGAGACCCCGTTGGGGTCCATGCCCACTGCCACTACCTGCCCTACCTCATCTGCCCCCTTGCCCAACGTCAGCCCATCTTCAGCTGCCCCAGGGAAGCTGGCCACTACAGCCAACACGAAGAGGAAGCAAAAGAGCCGGTGGGGGCCTGAAGAGGACAAGGTGGAGCTCCCGCCTGCCGAACTGGTGCAGAGGGACACGGACGCTTCGCCCTCGCCTCTGTCAGTTCAGGACCTCAAGGGTCTCGGCTACGAGAAGGGGAAGCCCGTGGGTCTGGTGGGTGTCACAGAGCTTTCGGATGCCCAGAAGAAGCAGCTGAAGGAGCAGCAGGAGATGCAGCAGATGTACGACATGGTCATGCAGCACAAACGAGCGATGCAGGACATGCAGCTGCTGTGGGAGAAGGCGCTGCAGCAGCACCAGCACGGCTACGACAGCGACGAGGAGGTGGACAGCAAGCTGGGCACCTGGGAGCACCAGCTGAGGCGCATGGAGATGGACAAGACCAGGGAATGGGCGGAGCAGCTGACGAAGACGGGCCGAGGCAAACACTTCATTGGAGACTTCCTGCCACCTGACGAGCTGGAGAAGTTCATGGAGTTCTTCAAGGCCCTGAAGGAGGGCCGTGAGCCTGACTACTCAGAGTACAAGGAGTTCAAGCTGACAATAGAGAACATTGGCTACCAGATGCTGATGAAGATGGGCTGGAAGGAGGGCGATGGCCTGGGCTCAGAGGGCCAGGGCATCAAGAACCCAGTCAATAAGGGCACCACCACGGTAGATGGTGCTGGCTTTGACATTGACCGGCCAGCCGAGCTCTCCAAGGAAGATGATGAGTACGAGGCTTTCCGCAAGAGGATGATGCTGGCCTACCGTTTCCGGCCCAACCCCCTGAACAACCCCAGATGGCCTTACTACTGAGTATTCTAGAGAAACACACAAACGTACTTTCTAAAAGCCCAACCATCCCTGGACTGTGGAATGTTCCGGCCTGCATTTCTGCCCGCCCTTCCCGTTGTTGCAAGTGTTGTGCTGAGTATTAAAATCCCAGTGCTTgcttgcaaaaaaaataaaaataaaaataaagttaggaGATCCTGCACAAAAACCTGATTGCCCAACTTCTTTGAAGGAATTATAATTCTGGACCCTCTGGGCCCCGTTCCCACATGGAAATAACACAGCAGGGCTGATGAACAGATGCTCCTTTTGAAAGGAACATGGACCCTCTAGTTTACCACAGTCCCTACCATTCCCTAATGTCAACTGGACCACATTAATCACCACACTCACAATGTTGTTCTTCCCATGGTAAGGAAACACACATGTCCCTGGACTTCTCTGGGGAATGAAAAAGAGCTTGAAAGAGCTGTGATTTCTTGCATCAAGATCACTCACTTCAGCAAGACTCCCCACTCTGTTGAGGGAACCTGAAGGGCCTCCTTCCCAACAGCCATTTCTCTCCATCAGTTTGCCACACAACTCCTGCAAATCTCTCCAATTCTCTGGGCATCGGTTTATCAATCTGCAAGAACGGGCTCCCCTCTTGATCCTCACTCCCCACAGGAAGGCTACAGAAGCCATTTAATAACATCTGTAAAAGGGTGATGAGCATCCCAGAGTGAAGTACATAAGTACACATGTTAACATGTTGAATGTTATTAGAGTTGCTTGTCTACCTCTAAGTGACACTCATAGAAGTGGTGAGCAACCTATGTTCAGATAATGCTAAGCACTATTTCAAGCCCAGACTCTACTACAGATCTACAAACTAACTAAATTCTGTAGAGAAAATCCCAGTGTTGCCGGGAAGAGGAGTACAGCAAAAGGAACTCTGCTATAGTCACTACTGCTAAAGACAGGGAATGAGCAGATAGGAGGTGATAAATCTGGAAAACAATGTTGCTATTATTCATTGTGTGCTTACTATATGTTACACACCTCATATGCaggatctcatttaattcttaaaaaaaaagtctctatagttattattattttcagtttacaaACGGGAAGCCTGAgccccagagaagttaagtcatgtttccaaagacacacagctagtaagtaagtGAAAAGGCCAGGTTCAATTTTAGGGCCTAAATTCTTAGCTGCAGTGCAGTTTTGCTTATCTGTACTTACGGGGTAAGAGAAGAAGttgcatttattaaataaatattatctgCCAGGCtaggggtttttggttttttgtttatcaaaaaaaaaaaaaaagctctgttgAGGTAccatttacataccataaaattcactggTTTTAAGTGTAAGTTCCAAGATTTTAGTATATTTCCAAAATGCCACCATCTAGTTTTAGGACATTCCCTGAACCTGAAAGGTTGCCTTGGGTCTATATGTAGCcactccctgctcctcccctctgctccagGCATTgactaatctactttctttctctatagatttgcttttCTGGGTAGTTCTTATAATTGtataatatgtgatcttttgcATCAGGCTTATTTTACTGAGCATAtgtttgaggttcatccatgcttTAGCATCTCATTGCTTTtttattccatcatatggatataTGCCATTTTGTATGTGCTTCTACCAGTTCATGAACATTTGAATTGatttctttattggttttataaataatgctgctgtgagaaTTCCCAAACAAGTCTTTTGGGTACATGTGTTTTCATATGGATAGATACCTATGAGTGGCATTCTGGGTTGTACAGTAAATTcctgtttaacattttaagaaacggacgaattgttttccaaagtggctacgcCATTTTACATTTTCCCTGGCAATATATGAAACAATGCTTACTCACagttttcccacatcctcaccaacacttgttataatttgactttttgattatagccattctgttCCAGGTGGGgcagtatctcactgtggttttaatttgcatttctctaatgagtaatgatgttgagaatattttcatgtgcttattaaccatttatatattttctttgatgaaatatctattcaaaacttttgtccatttttgaaaTTGTCTTGTGCTAGGTTTTACACATAATCTTTCTCACTACTTCACTGGGACAAGTTAACGTTATCCTcacttttatagatgaagaaactgatagaggactggggcagggagggtgggggggaatcgaggggggggcgtcaaggaagggagggaatagggggatatgtgtataaaaacagttgattgaacctggtgtaccccccaaaaaaaaaaaataaaataataataagaaactGAGTCAGataaaggttaaataatttgcccatgttcattcattcagctaatAACGGCAACAGCTCTTCTGGTTGCAAAGCCTCAGGTTCTTTTCCCTGTTAAAGTTTCAATCTGGTGGTCAGTGGCTGATTACAGCTCAAAGACGTGTCTCTGTGAcctacacttgaaaaaaaatacaagagagaaagaagaaaagaaaagaaaagaaaaaaaaaaaaaagaaaagaaagaaaagaaaaaaggaggggaggggagagaaccAGAAGggctgtaattttttaaatagaaatacaaattttacaaGGATACAGAGTACCTggactttttatatatattttagtagaAGATTAAGCTTGTCACCCATTTTGGAAACTGTTTAATAGCACTTAATAAATTTATACAAACATCTGCCCTTTAATTCAGGAATTCTATTCCTAATTAttcacccaagagaaataaaaatatttgttcacaAAAGAGTTATAGAAGAATGTTCAAAAGAAGAATGGATTAACAAATCATGGTATatttgtataatggaatattaaccaacaataaaaaagagattactgctacaaaaaaacaaaaaacccaatcaaaaaatgggcagaagacctaaataggcatttctccaaagaagacatacagatggccaagaggcacatgaaaagctgttcaacatcactaattattagagaaatgcaaatcgaaactacgaggtatcacctcacaccggttagaatgggcatcatcagaaaatctacaaacagtaaatgctggagagggtgtggagaaaagggaatgctcttgcactgctggtgggaatgtaaattgatacagccactatggaaaacagtatggaggttccttgcaaaactaaaaatagaaataccacatgacccagcaatcccactactgggcatatacccagagaacaccataattcaaaaagacacatgcaccccaatgttcattgcagcactatttacaatagccaggacatggaagcaacctaaatgtccatcaacagatgaatggataaagaagatgtggtacatatatacaatggaatattaatcagatgtaaaaagcaatgaaactgggacatttgtagagacatggatggacctagagactgtcatacagagtgaaataaatcagaaagagaaaaacaaatattgtatattaacacatatgtgtggactatagaaaaatggtacaaatcaactggtttgcaaggcagaaatagagacacagatgtagagaacaaacatggacaccaagtggggaaagtggggagggttggggtgggaatgaactgggagattgggataccaaactgtacactctaaatatatgcagtttattgtaaaaaattaaaaattaaaaaaataaataaaaatcactatgAAGAGTGACTGAAATAATGAGTGCCAAGTCCTCAGCATGGTGTTGGGTTTATAATAAACATGGTAAATGACagctagtagtagtagtagtagaagCTTTCTTATGTGCTATAATTAGAGGTCAGCAAACATTTCTGTAAAGtggcagatagtaaatattttagccttcAGGACATATAAGGTTGctgtcatattttcttctttgttgtcTATGTTATcatcagagttctccagagaaacagaacaaatatttattatgaggaattggctcTTGTGATTTTGGAGACTAAAAAATTCCAAGATGTACAGTTGGCAAGCTGGAGGCACAGGGAGAGCCAATGATGTAGTTCCAAGTCCAAGTCTGAgggtctgagaaccaggagaactGATGGTGTTAGTTCCAGTGTGAGTCTcagtctgaaggcaggagaagAACTATGTCCCAGCTTGAAAACAGTcatgtagagagaaaaaaattctttttactcaaactttttttctatttaggcCTTCACCACATTGGGTGAGGCCCACTCACACTGGGAAAGACAATCTACT
Encoded proteins:
- the LOC130859985 gene encoding SURP and G-patch domain-containing protein 1-like — its product is MSLKMDNRDVAGKANRWFGVAPPKSGKMNMNILHQEELIAQKKWEIEAKMEQKAKQNQVASPQPPHPNEIANAHNSNVSNKFANDGSFLQQFLKLQKAQTSTDVPLSVPTAPPRVLPRTGKRPPLISSPLGQVKNYVHAKQLPVASHPSVFQSPDEDEEEDYEQWLEIKVSPPEGAETRKVIEKLACFVAEGGPELEKVAMENYKDNLAFSFLHDKNSREFLYYRKKVAEIRKEAQKLQAVSQKVSPPEDEEVKNLAEKLARFIADGGPEVETIALQNNRENQAFSFLYEPNSQGYKYYRQKLEEFRKAKAGPTGIPMAPDFGLKRRSPPETPLGSMPTATTCPTSSAPLPNVSPSSAAPGKLATTANTKRKQKSRWGPEEDKVELPPAELVQRDTDASPSPLSVQDLKGLGYEKGKPVGLVGVTELSDAQKKQLKEQQEMQQMYDMVMQHKRAMQDMQLLWEKALQQHQHGYDSDEEVDSKLGTWEHQLRRMEMDKTREWAEQLTKTGRGKHFIGDFLPPDELEKFMEFFKALKEGREPDYSEYKEFKLTIENIGYQMLMKMGWKEGDGLGSEGQGIKNPVNKGTTTVDGAGFDIDRPAELSKEDDEYEAFRKRMMLAYRFRPNPLNNPRWPYY